Genomic DNA from Candidozyma auris chromosome 1, complete sequence:
TTAGCAAATCTAGACAACAACAAGTCACTCTCCAATATGCCTCTCTTTCTAGACTGGTACATCAACCTTGCTCTCTTCACCTCAATGGTCTCCCCAGTTCTCACGATAGGATCGATACGAGCAGCTAACTCGTTGTACGAAGGATTTTCTTTCCTCTTGTACTCTGCCAAAAGTTTggtacttcttgaaaactgACGAAGTGAAGTTCTAAACATGATGAGTCTGTGGTGGAAAGATAAAGAAGTTGCAAGCGTAATACAGGATCCCACCACCACATGGAAGTGCGACTTTGTGTGTCTAGCTTGTCTGCACTGCTTCCAGGACTTGTGCAACTTTACAGCACACACGTTCACTAGGCGATCATGGGGAAAGCGGTTTCGAAGCTCTCGAAAGACGACTTGAAGCTGCTTCGAGAACGCACACTTTTTGATAAAAGAGAATTACAACAATGGTATAAGGGGTTTCTACGGGACTGTCCTAGCGGACAACTCTCAGAGGAGGAGTTTGCTAAAGTATTCAAGCAATTCTTTCCTTTCGGAGATCCGACTGATTATTGCCACTTTTTGTTCAAGCTTTTCGACACGGATAACTCCAAGTTTATTGACTTCAAGGAATTCATTGTTGCCTTGTCCCTAACGTCGCGTGGGGATGTCAACCAAAAGCTCGAATACAGCTTCAAACTATACGATCTCAATCGAGATGGCAAAGTCTACTACAAAGAAGCACTTGCAATAACTACAGCTATATATAAGATGGTTGGTCCAATGGTGACTTTGCTGGAAGACGAAAAAACCCCGGAGTTACGGACGGCAAAACTCTTTGCCATGGCAGATAAGGATCCAAGTACTGACTACTTGGACTTAAACGACTTCAGGCGTATTGTAAAGAATGACCCATCTTTGTTAAACTCGTTGAACGCTTACGAGGGTCTTGtatgaaaaagaaaacgaaCGAAAAATAACGAGGAATTAGATTACAATTAGAGGTACATTTAGTTTCTTCTCCCATTATGTGCATTAGATTTCTATCATAATACAATGTTTCCACAAAGATTACTGCTGTCCTTCGACGGCTTCAAGTAAGCcgtcaagaagctcgtcTACCTCGTTGATGTCCACTCCAGTACAATAGCTAACGACTTTCTTAAACTTAGCCGTTAATGTATCATAGTTGAGCAAGCTCTCtaattctttttccaaatcGAAATTCACTTCTCTGTAAGCATTAAGACGTGCTTGCAACACCGCAGCTGACGGTAGCGAGTCCAAAAGTTCCGGTGTTGATTCAATTTCCTCGTTGTTGGCAACTTTGTCGTAGATTGCCTTGATTATGAATGGCTCGTCAGCGTCAAACTTCACCAATTCAGAGTTTGAGATATCGTCGTTAAAAAtgtcctcgtcatcattcCCTTCTGGtagtttcttcttcaagactTGCAATTTCTCCATGATATTTGCCAGCTGCAATTTCATGGTGTCAATTTCTGatactttttgaagaatttttttggcaatgaaGCGATTGTTCGCCGTGATGATGGTGGCTCCACGAAGCTCCTTGTTCAAAAGgttgatttcttttttctttgaattgaTCACTTTGGTATACTCCTCATTAGTGGTACTCATCAAATCTTGGATCGATTTGAAAATTCGTTCAGAGTGGGACAGTGATTTGGGTAGCTCATCATGTTTCACCCCCTTCTCAGGTATgtcttgttcttcttccatGCTACCTACCTCTGGGTATCCGCcgatcttgttcaagaatTCCACACCAGTGCAAATTAATTCTAGAATATATTCATCCTCCTCTCCCTCGACACCCAAAGTTTCAAACAAGGCTTTTGTAGCCGTGACAGAGTCAACGTGATTTCTATAATTTTCTCGTATTTTCATCACTTCTTTAACGGAGTCGAACTCGGCAGGTCGTAATCCTACCTTGTTTGCAATCTGAGGATCGGCTTGCAATTCAAGGAGCACGTATATAAACCATTTGAGTTCAAACTCGCCAGCCAAATGAAGTGCGGTGTTGCCGGCTTCACTCTCTTGTGCATTGACAATCACATTGCAAAGATTTTTGAgatttttctctttgtcgGCATTTTGGACCATCCACAGCACTGTCTTACTAAGATAGTA
This window encodes:
- a CDS encoding frequenin yields the protein MGKAVSKLSKDDLKSLRERTLFDKRELQQWYKGFLRDCPSGQLSEEEFAKVFKQFFPFGDPTDYCHFLFKLFDTDNSKFIDFKEFIVALSLTSRGDVNQKLEYSFKLYDLNRDGKVYYKEALAITTAIYKMVGPMVTLSEDEKTPELRTAKLFAMADKDPSTDYLDLNDFRRIVKNDPSLLNSLNAYEGLV
- a CDS encoding succinate dehydrogenase assembly factor SDH5, translated to MFRTSLRQFSRSTKLLAEYKRKENPSYNELAARIDPIVRTGETIEVKRARLMYQSRKRGILESDLLLSRFAKKYLHKLTYEELDEYDKLLDEPDWDIYYWATQNYDVTPLPEQWKNSKILKMLQEDAQNPGKEILRMPDLH